The DNA segment GCGCGGCGCGAGATCTTCCAAGTCTTCTGGTCGCGCAAGCCGGCCGGCTCGGGGCTCGGCCTGCCGATCGCGCTGCGCGCCGTCGAGGTGCACGGCGGGCGGATCGAGGTCGAGAGCGCCGAGGGGGCGGGCAGCACCTTCCGGATCGTGCTGCCGCCCGCGATGGCCGCGCCGGAGGCGATCGCGATGCGAGGGGGACCGTCATGAACCACGACGACGCGACGAAGCGCGCCGAGGAGCTGCGCCGCGAGCTGTGGCGCCACCGCCGCCTCTACTACGTCGAGGCGCGCCCGGAAATCACGGACTTCGAGTACGACGCGCTCGAGGCGGAGCTGCTGAAGATCGAGACGGAGTTTCCCGATCTCGCGACCCCCGACTCGCCGACGCGGCGCGTCGGCCATCCGATCGAGGGGGACTTTCCGCCGGCGCGCCACACCGAGCGGATGCTCTCGCTGGAGAACACCTACAGCGAGGCGGAGCTCGCCGACTGGGAGAGCCGGCTGCGACGCGCGGCGTCGGTCCCCGACGGCGAGGAGATCGAGTACTCGGTCGAGCACAAGATCGACGGCGTCTCGGTGGCGGTGATCTACGAAGGCGGCACGCTGGTCCGCGCCGTCTCGCGCGGCGACGGGGCGGTCGGCGAGGAGATCACCTCGAACGTGCGGACGATCCGCTCGCTGCCGCTGCGCCTCGCGCCGCCGTTCCGCCGCCTCGAGGCGCGCGGCGAGATCTTCTTCCCCAAGGCGCCGTTCGCCGCGCTCAACCGCGAGCGCGACGAGGCCGGGCAGCCGGTCTTCGCCAACCCGCGCAACGCCGCCGCCGGCACGCTGCGCCAGCAGGATCCGCGGATCGTCGCCGCGCGGCCGCTCGACCTTCACTTCTGGCAGGCGGTGCAGCTCGACGGCGAGCGCCCCGCGCGGCACCTCGACGGCCTCGCGCTGCTGGAGAAGGCCGGCCTGCGGGTCAACCCGAACCGCCGGCTGGTGCGCGGCCTCGCCGCCGTGCGCGCGTACATCGAGGAGTGGCGCGAAGGGCGGCGCGACCTGCCGTACGAGGTGGACGGGATCGTCGTCAAGGCGAACGACACCGCGCTGCGCGAGGCGGCGGGGGCGACCTCGAAGTTCCCGCGCTGGGCAGTGGCGTTCAAGTACCCCGCCGAACAGTCGGCGACCCATCTCGTCGCCGTGACGGTGCAGGTCGGGCGGACCGGCGTGCTGACTCCGGTCGCCGAGCTCGAGCCGGTGCGGATCTCCGGCAGCACCGTGGCGCGGGCCACGCTCCACAACTTCGAGGAGGTCGAGCGGCTCGGGGTGATGATCGGCGACACCGTCCTCGTCGAGAAGGGGGGCGAGGTCATTC comes from the bacterium genome and includes:
- the ligA gene encoding NAD-dependent DNA ligase LigA, whose translation is MNHDDATKRAEELRRELWRHRRLYYVEARPEITDFEYDALEAELLKIETEFPDLATPDSPTRRVGHPIEGDFPPARHTERMLSLENTYSEAELADWESRLRRAASVPDGEEIEYSVEHKIDGVSVAVIYEGGTLVRAVSRGDGAVGEEITSNVRTIRSLPLRLAPPFRRLEARGEIFFPKAPFAALNRERDEAGQPVFANPRNAAAGTLRQQDPRIVAARPLDLHFWQAVQLDGERPARHLDGLALLEKAGLRVNPNRRLVRGLAAVRAYIEEWREGRRDLPYEVDGIVVKANDTALREAAGATSKFPRWAVAFKYPAEQSATHLVAVTVQVGRTGVLTPVAELEPVRISGSTVARATLHNFEEVERLGVMIGDTVLVEKGGEVIPKVVGPVLAKRPPDARPIVPPTNCPACGEPAHRLEGEVALRCVNPACPARRRQALEHFARRAAMDIEGLGPALIDQLVGKEMVADVADLYALQAEQLAGLERMAEKSARNVVEEIEASKTRPLSRLLFALGVRQVGERAARTIARSFGTLDALVEVAGRLDAEAVLGQLPDIGPETAAALLEFLRSSAGRALLAKLRAAGVRTDEPQAAPVAAGPFAGKTVVLTGTLAGMTRDEAKARLERAGARVSGSVSAKTDFVVAGAEAGSKLDKARALGVAVLDERTMLTMLGEER